Genomic DNA from Asterias amurensis chromosome 2, ASM3211899v1:
ttgcaaaagaaaaaaaaaaacacgcaatttcgagggaagattgtgtggatcattgtattctacttttaaaacatctttccaacaagttatgcattttataacaaatggttatgaatgctttttatagaacaactcgtccgatccaaggcaatgtgtttcttTAACTGGTGAATGTAACTGATTCATTTTTCAGGAGTGGAAAGGAGCTTCTGTTAATGCCAGTCATAGTCAGTCGCAATGAAAAAGAGAAGGTTCTAATAGAGGGTTCCATTAACTCCATCCGAATAAGCATCAGCATCAAGCAAGTAAGTTACGTCATATTTCATCTAAATTGTTTGATCGAATGTTTGTGAATACATCAATGTTAGAATCTAATAGAAACTCAAAAGAGGTGAGTAATAGTATCAGTGAAACAgttgtgtgattttgtttttggtttgctTGCGTTCCCATGTTCTAAGTCTGTTTGGCTTTTTTTGCACATTATTCTCTGATTGAACCTTCaagcaagttcgagtgggcaCAAATAGTCGACCCGTGGTTGACCATAGACCAGCAACGTACACATGCCCAatgacgcactcactcgaacgactcattTGGAAGTCTAGCCAACCTTTCCGCCTTTTTGCtacagtgtcactggttcccctctgcgctttacacgtgttagaatggaacatgctgttgggaccagtgacgAAACCATGAtcatgaggctggttccaaatggtcgaccatactagtcaaccaatggtcgaccagcctgggttcgagtgcaaatggtcaacctttagttaaccatagtgcacactcgaacttgctccaagtTGCTTGGGCAAGTTATCAAAAAGGAACTTCCAGGCATGTGATGGTCTGAACTATGTTTAGCTTTTGTCTTCATGGTCTCATtccctttcttttttcttctggaCACCCCAGTATCCTTTTTGAGACTGGACATCTTAAAAACTTtcaatacatgtaggtcagtgTCTTTATTTTTTAGGGTAGAGTTTCTAATATAAATAAGCTGCGAGAAGCTCACCCTTTAACAATTTATTGAATTCATGACTTGTTTTTCTTGACAGGCTGATGAAATAGAGAAGATTCTATGTCACAAGTTTATGCGTTTCATGATGCTTAGGGCAGAAAACTTCTTCATTCTTAGGAGGAAACCAGTGGAAGTAAGTAGCTTTTAAGGTTTGACTGAGGGAACGGATTAATCATATTAACACTCCCAGAAATGAGGGGGAAGATTAGGCAGGGCGTGAATtctacactggaccacaggtcCTAAAGTTGCCAAAGAGAATaattcaatgcatgatgacatgGAGTTCCAGCCCTGGCTGTAGCCATCTATTGGGGTATAGTCTTAGTCTGTTGTACCCATTTCACCTGATCTCTATATCACAATCATTTTGGTTGCGTTTTTTAATAAGTTTTATGAACCTGGGAGtgcagcccaatttcatagcaaaaCTTACTAAGCCCAGACAAATCTTGATTAGCAGAAACAGTTTCCCCCAGCAACAATTCACTGACACCTGTAACGACTGGTTCACCACCCATTTtttctaagcagtattttctgcaagACAGCTTAAAGGTTTGGGAATCCAGCCATATGTCGGCGAGTGACCTAGTtaatagtgctgggcgaatagtgaatttTTGGTATTCggttaccgctggccaactatccaaaattaaccggctattcaaatatttttttttcgccgctagagggcgttttctaaaaaaataaaattaaaaaaaaggagggttttttttgccgctagagggcgctgtttgtttgtgaatgagatcttattgGCGGATTGATATCAGTTTTAGACAGTGCCACTTGGTTCATTCATAGtgataaccggatctaatttaaagatggcgatttgctttttcttttgatcgtgattgactctacgtgaaggaaaacttttgtaatctttgaacaaattacgtcagaaatgtcattgttttaactctttatggaggtgagcatagttaatacttaatttatgctgttttatgctgtcttaatagaagtttcataaggacaCAAACCGAACATTcctgtcagttgtcgcccgacgtccgcggatattcggataattaaagaatatccggttacttggttgtaattacaggactatccggtttataaacaGGTATTCACGCCCATTGCAGATATCTGATTcagaaaaaaaggcattcgcggttacggataggaaaacctattcgccattaaccggatattcgaattgatcgcccaggcctactagtTAAGTGGGCGTTTGAAgactattatttttaaagaaaataaatcatttacaaatacaCGGGAatgtacaaaataattttttccaATTGAATTATTGTATACAGATGACAAGGTTAACTTAAAAGCATCATTACTTTGTATAACAGCAAACCTTTAAATAAAGATGTTAAaaataagcaatttttttggctgagcaaaaaatgagtgggttACCAGTTGCAGCAAAGGTGGTATTTTGGATCTTAAATTATTATTGCTGAGCAAGAggtttctgtgctaagcaagtttctgtgcttacacaCTTTATGAAATTGCTTCCTGTTTGTTACTGACTCTCAATCCTTTTCAACTTCCTATCCAGGGCTACGACATTAGCTTCCTCATAACCAACTTCCACACAGAGCAGATGTTTAAGGATAAGTTAGTAGACTTTGTTATCCAGTTTATGGAAGACATCGACAAAGAAATCAGCGAGATGAAATTAAGCGTCAATGCCAGGGCCCGTATAGTGGCCCAAGAGTTCCTTAAGAGTGTAAGTTCCAACAAATatctggtttttgtttttaatacttCCCCCacaaaccgtttttttttttctttcttctttttttcttcaaattcatATTGGTAATAACACAAATTATAAAAACCATATTTATCTGTCACAGATCACAAGgactcaggcatgcaactcttccgggttttttttaaagcctaatatatgcctggcaacaacagtgtacaactacaatcatgtaaaataagcctagtacatgctaacaatgcaccttagagcataataaacctcaacattttctagggtaccattgtgggtctcatgtcccgtggcgtttcgacTGCCTCGCTCcacacttgcgttgtgccttttaaaatttccctttttttttttttttttcaacgggcagttgtaTGCCTAAGGACTCTACTCCCTATCAACTACTATTAACCCCTTCAAATCGCTTTTTTTAAGAGCTTCTTGAAATAATCGTTTTCCTTAGAAAATATTGTTGCCATAATGAAACCCTGACTTTACAATGGAGGACAATATAGGTGCTCCTAATTAGTTCTGGGATGCGTTTTTTGTCGACTGAGCAAATTGTGTAGAAACTCAACATGATTGGTAGAACCTTGGCGCAGATCGACAGCCGAGAAACTTCCGTGATATGATGGTATCTATGAACACTTAGACGTAACCCCCCATTGAGatcaatatatacatgtaatgaCAAACAACAGTGGCAGGCTGTTATGTCACAATACCTCATGCCAGAATACCTTATTAACCTCATCCACCCATACACCTCAGCACACACTGAACTGCGTTCTAATGAGCTCTTGATGCTTCATCAGCCCAGAACTTCCATTCTTTGGGGCAATAGGTCATTCTCTGTGGCATCAGCCCGGGTGTGGAACCAACTCCCACTGACTGTCAAATCATCTCCATCCATCACAATATTCAAGACAAACTTAAAATCTCACCTTTTCAAACAAGCATACTCACACAATCCGCTATACTAAGtgttctatattattattattattatgattattaatgTTAAACGCTTGTTTTGACTCCAATGAGCTCATACTATACATAACTAATATACTTCAAGTAGTTTTAAAAGGTGCTAAAATAGAGAAAGTAtctatattaaaaaaacaatgaaaacttttAGAAATGAGACTTAatgcaaaactttgtttttcccTTCCACAGTTTTGAGAAATCCCAGATGCAGCTTAGCACGGACCACTTAGGGGGAGGGGAGACGGGGTTCATCATGGCCATCACCTTGGGGGAAAGAACTCGCGTCATAAAGGGAATggggagaaaacaaaaagaacgGCTAAACATCCAAGATGGGTACAACCTCCTATTGATGGAGCGATTCCTTGGTTTTGCCATGAACATTCAATGCAACGTGGGGAAAACAATTTTGGTGGATTTTTATTTGTAGTTCTAATAAAAGGCGATTTGCAATACAGTGTGCCCTCTCCAGTTTGGCCGGGACAGTTTTGGCCAATTTCAAAGCGCATCATGGTAAAATGTGACAATATTTTAGTCGTCTCGCAGAAGTAAGAATTTCTCTGTTTCTGACATGAGGTGGTATTTTTTACGAGGCTTGTGAATGTTTGTCGCATTCAAGACAGCTGTGttaaggctgagtcacactgcagcgataacgaaaacgataacaataacgataacaacgcaaagagaacgcaatctattggttgaattgctccacacagaatacgcccaagcttattcaaccaatggagGGCGTGCATTTCTAACATTCTcatttttgttctcgttatcgaggcctgtgtgaccgggcctttaaggTCCCAAAATGCCTGTTTTAGCTGCATTGTGTGATTGCTTTTGGGGAACTGGTCTGCCTGATGTAAACTTATAGAGGATGCACTGTATTGGAAATTGCTTATTGCTTATCAAAAACATCATGTTATTTTGGATAACTCTCATGATTTCATTTTTCGAAATTCCTTGTACATTACATGCTGGGCAGATTGTTAAACTAATGGTCAAGAAAACTTGTAATCAGTTTTGAAGAAACAAATACAAGAATTTATGTGATACTAGTGTGTAAATTAAATACATGTAACTTCTTCAAATAGATTAAgtgatttttgttatatttaatttcaatttcagAACTTTAAgtgtataaataattattttcaaaagtaGAAAGAACGTTGTGTTGTGAAACCAAAAGCAACACAGCGAAATTTAGTGTTAGATAAAAAAGTATGTTTTCTTAACAAACAAAGATTTGTAAACCTTAATATTGCTTGATATCTTGTAGACGGATTGATGAGGGGTTACCACTTGATCCTTGCCATtctgaatccatcaaaatcaaGCAGAAGGATTTGCTGAACTACAATGGCCATTTGTATCCAAACTATACAGATTTGGGATATACAGGCAATTTTTTACACAACAGTTTAGACTTGAACTTTTTTGTACACGTGATCTATACACCAATCCGGGCGTGCAAAAGTTGAGCACCGCGCGTCATTGCTACggtgtcaacagagggcgctaccatttttgttttgtctgattGGTCTACATCATAGAAATAGTCTTTGTATACCATTAAATGAGTTATTGTGTGTGGTAGCCTTTGGGGCATTTTTGAAGGCctccaaggccaagaccagggcaaaagAGGCCATAGCCTCTGTGGCTTTcatgtcagggcccaatttcattgagctgttcaagcaaaaaagtagctaagcacaacaaaattatgcttaccagactatggttaccaaccaaaataccatgtcacttgCACCATTtctgactgatatcctgctaaTTGTTGCTAATCACAAAATTGTTCAGCTAAATTAAttgtctgtttaagcagctctatgaaattgggcccaggcctcaATAAGACACCTTGCCTCTGTTTCACctgcattgacttgtgtgtcaGACCGACCAAGATGGCTACCGGTTAAGACTTCTAAACAAAGTAAGGGTAATTTCTGCTCATAATTGTTTcagaacaaatttgaaatttaaCTCCATGTTCATGTATTTTTcattagtttttaaaatgtgtctGGTATTGAATTGTTGGTGAAATGCTGACAATGTATTGCCAAAGAGTAGACTGGTTTGCTGTGCCAAGAAACAATATAATCAGCTAGGATTTGTATGTTGGTGACAGCTTATAGactaaacctttttttcttccctCGTTTTTATTATGTTAACTTCACATATTATTTATGTAAAGAGAAAATAGGCTTTCATTTGTACGACACTAAAAATGTGGCATTATCTTTTAAGgaacatttacaaaaaaatggcGCAATGGAAAATTGTTTGATATTTATTCTCCAGTATGTTGTGAGACTATTCTCACTCTCTTCTGTTTTTGAGAGTAGTCTGGGTACCATACCATATACACAGTGTACTACTCAGGTGAATGATTGAGTAACTACACAGTAGATGACTGCTGGGCAGGGTGAATAAGCAGTGCCCCTGCTGCTTGGCAGTAATTTAAGTTTCTTGTTTGCTGGAATTGCAGTTACCTCAATGGAGTGTCTCTTAAAAGGGAGTTGAAAAAATCTACCAGCAGTATAACAAACTAATGCTTTTCAATAACTTGGATGGTAGAAACGAGataaccaaaaagtgttgataaaTTTCCATAACTACCAGTTATTGGTGTGTCATGTTTGAGCAGTCTAGTGCGGCGAACTCAAGTTCTGaagtcgatttcacaaggaaCTAAGATTAATCTGAAGTTGTGTATCAATGCTATTGTTAAGCAAACTGTGATGTCATAATACAAATCTCTATGGTGATAATGACAACTCGTCTTAAGATGAACCCAAGTGCTTTGTGGAATCGCTTTTTTAgtcaaagtgtgggtttgagctcagggcccaatttcatagagctgcttaagcacaaaattctgcttaagcaaacaaatctatgctttgtaaaatcagattaccggccaagactccacccaattgttatgccaagtaaacaacagctaaacaccagtcacaagcaaagaatatggcatgaaattttggcctgtaacatgtgtaaaataagcaagctattttcgtgcttaaccattttgttttgcttaagcagctctatgaaattggcccctgatccTGACATATTGTGTTCTTTAGCGAAAACATTTAACTTTAATTTCTTCTCAACACCCAGGTGTATGGGTACTCCACAGAAGTTGAGATGGTTTCAAGAATGCCTAAGTCTTGATGAGCAGGGGTAAATATTAGTGATGATCTTAATATTACTCGCCAGAGATATTTTTTTTACCTCGGCCAAACTTTACTCATTTCGCGATGGGTTGTACCTGGGGTATAGACCCCTTGTGAATAACGTCACAAGCTCAAACaagtgccctcactgaggtcaaagaaAGAcctattggctgagagttgtgcaatgcacgtttccattgtttgaccttaGCGATGGCGGTCTATGCAAAGGGGTCTATCAAGACTAAGAATGATTTCTTAAAAACCAAATCCACAAAGCTTGTAAGTTCAAACCCTGTGTATAGTTAGCAGCAGTTATTTTAGTTTAGTTCACCTTAATAAAACAGTCCGTAATTCTgatttgttgttttgcttgcaTGAAACTGAAGCTCCTTTAACTCTTGAGACTAAACCCTTGTTGCTTGAAAGTTATCTCAAACACATTCCATTGTGGAATCGTTCTGTTTCTTGCATTTAATCTTTTGTGAAATTTCAAgtcatttaataataaataaattgaacagCAAGCTTTGAGATATATTTTACTTGGTGTGTGGACTTGAGTGTTTTTGTTCTGCGTATTTTCCCAAGGTATGAGTAGAGTAAAACGGTATTTGGAGGATTTTCTGGTTGATCAACTTGTCTTTGCTTTTTTCGTCGCATTCTTTTTGATATTAAACTTTTTGTCTTTGAAATTCACATGAATTGTAAAAACAACACTGATGAAACATGAGTTCACTTTGGATTACTGCCCAATCAACAAGTTTATTGACTGCTATCAGTTGTTAAACACTC
This window encodes:
- the LOC139954272 gene encoding actin-related protein 2/3 complex subunit 4, giving the protein MAATLRPYLQAVRATLQASMCLENFSSQVVERHNKPEVEVRSGKELLLMPVIVSRNEKEKVLIEGSINSIRISISIKQADEIEKILCHKFMRFMMLRAENFFILRRKPVEGYDISFLITNFHTEQMFKDKLVDFVIQFMEDIDKEISEMKLSVNARARIVAQEFLKSF